A region from the Wansuia hejianensis genome encodes:
- a CDS encoding DeoR/GlpR family DNA-binding transcription regulator, whose product MKRERAYIDERRRKLLEIVRNNQQIRIEELAVKLQVSMLTIRRDLQYLQDQKQLVCVRGGAAFPESESRNPEEAEDDERNRYQRLIARYAAEFVEEGDTLFVNSSANALQMLEYIRAANVTVITNNGLAVQAKYSRGVNLILTGGEVRHNRNVMAGDFAVRNLQTVYAGKAFLGCSGISAHTGLTTEAAGEVEINQLMIRNSGCEVYVLADYRKIGRESGFISAPVRSIRHLVTDEKAPAEAIAGLQATGVQIHQVHKGDFKE is encoded by the coding sequence ATGAAACGGGAACGGGCGTACATAGATGAGAGAAGGAGAAAACTCCTGGAAATTGTGCGGAATAACCAGCAGATCCGGATTGAAGAGCTGGCCGTGAAGCTGCAGGTATCCATGCTGACCATCCGTAGGGACCTGCAATATCTGCAGGACCAGAAGCAGCTGGTGTGTGTCCGGGGCGGCGCTGCATTTCCGGAGTCAGAGAGCCGGAACCCGGAGGAAGCGGAAGATGATGAGAGGAACAGGTACCAAAGGCTGATTGCCCGGTATGCGGCTGAATTTGTCGAAGAAGGCGATACTCTGTTCGTTAATTCCAGCGCCAATGCCCTGCAGATGCTGGAATACATTAGGGCGGCAAACGTGACGGTTATCACCAACAACGGACTTGCGGTTCAGGCAAAATATTCCCGTGGTGTGAACCTTATACTGACCGGGGGAGAGGTGCGCCATAACAGGAATGTGATGGCAGGTGATTTCGCCGTGAGGAATCTGCAGACAGTGTATGCGGGTAAAGCGTTCCTGGGATGCTCCGGCATTTCAGCGCATACTGGCCTGACCACGGAGGCGGCAGGGGAAGTGGAAATCAATCAGCTGATGATCCGCAACTCCGGCTGTGAGGTGTACGTGCTGGCAGATTACAGGAAGATCGGGCGTGAGAGTGGATTTATCAGCGCTCCGGTACGGAGTATCCGCCATCTGGTCACTGACGAAAAGGCTCCGGCTGAGGCAATTGCCGGGCTGCAGGCGACCGGCGTGCAGATCCATCAGGTTCATAAAGGGGATTTTAAGGAATGA
- a CDS encoding ABC transporter substrate-binding protein encodes MRKCSKISRSVLAGILAASMLAITACGGGNESKNTSTSTSGNAGSSEIGSGSAAETGGATTKDEMVIIFNGDHGNVNMAVSVGNNASALTSMCTNYLVDNYYLEDGSYEVGVCDRSLAESYEWDEDYMGITFKLRQGVKFQNGEELTADDVVMSIGFFTVKNGMEFIDFDNVKAVDDYTVYVPFTELHKSALTQIGLIGIWNKDYYDEVGGDENVFFHDAPIGTGAFQIKEYVTDDYVSLERFDDYFEGAAILSKITARFIADTSVAFSELETGNADYIFVPGGTDAANVLNGDYENLACSEAPLEDALSIGFNGYSEKLQDLRVRQALCYAFDREAMVSVYDGMGEDIYTIMSNKPGTMTDFSDDWFYEYDLEKAAALLDEAGIKDTDGDGMREDADGNDFSITYLYIGTNNIYATIGEIMKNSLSSIGVTLELGGYDVSTYDDMMRNDVDSWDIFEMGLGSIASSNGWNYTPQTQMNTYAHSEQFDSWDEYYNTYIEPLNTTMDDEKWWTMFREFEEVALTDYLYWYPIVQRMDKSVYAANLKGLERIGWQTWNLTGVYFE; translated from the coding sequence ATGAGAAAGTGTAGTAAAATCAGTAGGTCTGTACTGGCAGGAATTCTTGCTGCATCCATGCTGGCGATTACTGCCTGTGGAGGGGGTAATGAGTCTAAGAACACCAGTACTAGTACAAGTGGGAATGCAGGGAGCAGTGAGATAGGATCGGGAAGTGCAGCCGAAACTGGCGGCGCAACGACCAAGGACGAAATGGTTATTATTTTTAATGGGGATCACGGAAATGTAAATATGGCTGTTTCAGTTGGAAATAATGCTTCTGCACTGACATCTATGTGTACAAACTATCTGGTGGATAATTATTATCTGGAAGACGGTTCTTACGAAGTAGGAGTCTGTGACCGTAGTTTGGCTGAATCTTATGAGTGGGACGAAGATTATATGGGGATCACTTTTAAGCTCAGGCAGGGTGTAAAGTTTCAGAATGGAGAGGAACTGACTGCGGATGACGTGGTGATGAGCATTGGATTTTTTACTGTTAAGAATGGCATGGAATTTATAGATTTTGACAATGTAAAAGCAGTGGATGATTATACAGTTTATGTTCCGTTTACGGAGCTTCATAAAAGCGCATTGACACAGATTGGGCTGATTGGGATCTGGAACAAAGACTATTATGATGAAGTGGGCGGGGATGAGAATGTATTTTTCCATGATGCGCCGATTGGTACCGGAGCTTTCCAGATTAAAGAATACGTGACGGATGATTATGTTTCCTTGGAGAGGTTTGATGATTATTTTGAAGGAGCTGCTATTCTCTCCAAAATTACAGCCCGGTTTATTGCTGATACGTCTGTGGCATTTTCTGAGCTGGAGACAGGGAATGCGGATTACATATTTGTTCCGGGTGGAACGGATGCAGCAAATGTGTTGAATGGCGACTATGAGAATCTGGCATGTTCGGAAGCACCGTTGGAGGATGCGCTCAGCATCGGATTTAACGGGTATTCAGAAAAACTGCAGGACCTGCGAGTGCGTCAGGCATTGTGCTATGCATTTGACCGTGAGGCCATGGTATCTGTATATGACGGTATGGGTGAGGATATCTATACAATTATGAGCAATAAACCGGGCACAATGACGGATTTCAGTGATGACTGGTTCTATGAGTATGATTTAGAGAAGGCTGCTGCCCTTTTGGATGAAGCAGGCATCAAGGATACGGACGGCGATGGCATGAGAGAGGATGCTGACGGCAACGACTTCTCCATTACTTATCTATACATTGGAACCAATAATATCTATGCTACGATCGGCGAAATTATGAAAAACAGTCTGTCCTCCATAGGTGTAACTCTGGAGCTTGGCGGATATGATGTAAGTACCTATGACGATATGATGAGAAATGATGTAGATTCCTGGGATATTTTTGAAATGGGCCTGGGAAGCATCGCCAGTTCCAATGGCTGGAACTATACACCACAGACTCAGATGAATACATATGCGCATTCGGAGCAGTTTGATTCCTGGGATGAGTATTACAACACCTATATTGAGCCGCTGAATACGACCATGGATGACGAGAAGTGGTGGACCATGTTCCGTGAATTTGAAGAGGTTGCGTTAACGGATTATCTTTATTGGTATCCGATTGTGCAGAGGATGGACAAGTCTGTTTATGCGGCTAATCTAAAGGGGTTAGAAAGAATAGGATGGCAGACCTGGAATCTGACAGGTGTTTATTTTGAATAA
- the ulaG gene encoding L-ascorbate 6-phosphate lactonase: protein MSKIDKISRESWIMSTFPEWGTWLNEEIENEEVKPGTVAMWWLGCTGIWFKTPGGCNISVDLWCGNGKRTHGDGRMKVGHQMANMCGARAMQPNLRAVPFVIDPFAVKQVDAVLATHYHQDHMSAEYAAHVIKSGLTTVDENGKEIPVPFIGPKKSVELWQKWGVPADRCITVKPGDSIKIKDVEIIALDSFDRTCIVTTDSQGPDREELTGKCPTDMDDKAVNYLIKTPGGNIYHSGDSHYSIYFAKHGKDYDVDVAFGSYGENPVGMADKMTSCDILRMAEALRCKVVIPIHYDVWTNFMADVNEIKVLYDMKKDRLEYGFHPFFWEVGGKYVYPTDQEKRAYHHRRGFEDCFEAPQNIPFRSLL, encoded by the coding sequence ATGAGCAAAATTGACAAAATCTCCAGAGAGAGCTGGATTATGAGCACCTTCCCTGAATGGGGGACCTGGCTGAATGAAGAAATAGAGAACGAGGAGGTAAAACCAGGAACGGTCGCGATGTGGTGGCTGGGCTGCACCGGCATCTGGTTCAAGACTCCGGGCGGCTGTAATATTTCTGTGGATCTCTGGTGCGGCAACGGAAAACGCACCCATGGGGACGGCAGGATGAAGGTGGGCCATCAGATGGCGAACATGTGCGGCGCCCGCGCCATGCAGCCGAACCTGCGGGCGGTGCCCTTTGTCATTGATCCTTTTGCGGTGAAACAGGTGGACGCCGTTCTGGCCACCCATTACCATCAGGACCACATGAGCGCGGAATATGCCGCCCATGTGATCAAAAGTGGTCTGACGACTGTGGATGAGAATGGGAAGGAGATTCCGGTACCGTTCATCGGGCCGAAAAAATCCGTGGAACTGTGGCAGAAGTGGGGAGTCCCTGCGGACCGCTGCATCACTGTGAAGCCGGGGGATTCCATCAAGATCAAGGATGTGGAGATCATCGCCCTGGACTCCTTTGACCGCACCTGTATTGTGACCACAGATTCCCAGGGGCCCGACCGGGAAGAGCTGACGGGGAAATGCCCGACAGACATGGACGATAAGGCGGTCAACTATCTGATTAAAACGCCGGGAGGGAACATCTATCACAGCGGGGATTCCCATTATTCCATTTACTTCGCGAAGCACGGGAAGGATTACGACGTCGATGTGGCGTTCGGCTCCTATGGGGAGAATCCGGTGGGGATGGCGGACAAAATGACCTCCTGCGATATCCTGCGGATGGCTGAGGCGCTGCGCTGCAAGGTTGTGATCCCGATCCACTATGACGTCTGGACGAACTTCATGGCGGATGTGAATGAGATCAAGGTACTGTATGACATGAAGAAGGACCGCCTGGAATACGGCTTTCATCCTTTCTTCTGGGAAGTCGGCGGAAAGTATGTCTATCCAACAGACCAGGAGAAGAGAGCGTACCATCACAGAAGAGGATTTGAGGATTGCTTTGAGGCGCCTCAGAACATACCATTCCGTTCCCTTTTGTAG
- a CDS encoding FGGY-family carbohydrate kinase, with amino-acid sequence MNILVIDVGTSSIRGILYRKNGEKVFAKQVKYQPVHGENGRVEQPAKDFEDALILILRAFTARIHIFNAEIEAVAITAQRSSVIPLDASGQPLMNAIMWQDTRNRDICRGLEKYDNEIFALSGAKTNCVFSGGKMLWLRMVRPDIYEKVYKFVNIPEYLIHLMTGEYVTDHTYGSRSNLMNLRTREWDDRLLELFQIEKEKLCTLREPGSVVGVITEEFSHISGLREGVPVISAGGDQQCAAIGHGAYREGAVSIVTGTGAFLVAASRQIPDNLTPDIICNCSSIAGEYIIEANVLACCSAFDWFCQTFYDWERIDYGQINHELEKLYKEDVSCIVLPYFQGRSTPKWNAEARGAFLNITLGTRREEVLKAVLEGIFLEISNNISIFRKYVDVNAAYISGGLTKSEIMNCMQADIYGIPLYHLEDSESTSVGALIVAMKNLTGKNISVEEIFAAVRRKDAIEKYDFDDEKHLIYLQKQEKMNELYSKIYE; translated from the coding sequence ATGAACATATTAGTAATTGATGTTGGCACATCCAGTATCCGGGGTATATTATATCGGAAAAATGGCGAGAAAGTATTTGCAAAACAAGTAAAATATCAGCCTGTTCATGGGGAAAATGGACGAGTGGAACAGCCGGCGAAAGATTTCGAGGACGCATTAATTCTAATTTTGCGGGCGTTCACAGCGAGGATACACATCTTTAATGCAGAAATAGAAGCAGTTGCAATAACAGCTCAGCGTTCATCAGTAATCCCGCTAGATGCATCCGGCCAGCCATTAATGAATGCAATCATGTGGCAGGATACACGGAACCGTGATATCTGCAGAGGCCTGGAAAAATATGATAATGAAATATTTGCCCTCAGCGGCGCGAAAACGAATTGTGTATTCTCAGGTGGGAAGATGCTCTGGCTGCGTATGGTCAGACCGGATATATATGAAAAGGTATATAAGTTTGTAAATATTCCGGAATATCTCATTCATTTGATGACAGGTGAGTATGTGACAGATCACACCTATGGCAGCCGATCTAATCTGATGAATTTGAGAACAAGGGAATGGGATGACCGTTTACTAGAATTATTTCAAATTGAAAAGGAAAAGCTTTGTACCCTTAGAGAACCGGGGAGCGTTGTCGGAGTGATTACTGAAGAGTTCTCACATATTTCCGGTCTTCGAGAAGGAGTACCGGTAATCAGCGCCGGTGGCGACCAGCAATGTGCGGCAATTGGCCATGGGGCTTATAGAGAAGGGGCAGTCTCTATTGTGACCGGAACGGGAGCATTTTTGGTTGCGGCAAGCCGGCAAATACCTGATAATCTCACGCCGGATATTATCTGTAATTGCTCTTCGATTGCGGGTGAGTACATTATAGAGGCAAACGTTTTAGCCTGTTGTTCTGCGTTTGACTGGTTTTGCCAAACATTCTATGACTGGGAGCGAATTGACTATGGTCAGATAAATCATGAGTTGGAAAAATTGTATAAGGAAGATGTTTCCTGTATTGTCCTTCCGTATTTTCAGGGAAGAAGTACTCCGAAATGGAATGCGGAAGCAAGAGGCGCTTTTTTGAATATTACTTTGGGGACACGGCGTGAAGAAGTTTTAAAAGCAGTTCTGGAAGGGATATTTTTGGAGATCAGCAATAATATAAGCATTTTTAGAAAATATGTGGATGTAAATGCAGCTTATATCAGCGGGGGATTAACGAAGAGTGAAATTATGAACTGCATGCAGGCGGATATTTATGGTATTCCGCTATATCATCTGGAGGATTCAGAATCTACATCGGTAGGAGCTTTGATTGTTGCCATGAAAAACCTGACAGGAAAAAACATTTCCGTTGAAGAAATCTTCGCCGCTGTCCGCAGAAAAGACGCGATTGAAAAATATGATTTTGATGATGAGAAACATCTGATATATCTGCAGAAGCAGGAAAAAATGAATGAATTATATTCCAAAATTTATGAATAG
- a CDS encoding ABC transporter ATP-binding protein, which yields MGELISAKHLKKYFNVGSGTLHAVDDVNFSINEGETLGVVGESGCGKSTLGRVLIHLLESTEGQIIYKGKDITKVKRKELHALRKEMQIIFQDPFSSLNPRMTIYQTIAEPMKISGEFSAKQIDEAVMGIMDTVGLAKRLVNAYPHELDGGRRQRIGIARALVMNPKFVVCDEPVSALDVSIQAQIINLLLDIQEKNSLTYLFITHDLMVVKYISTKIMVMYLGQVVEFTGNEELFANPRHPYTKALLSAVPVPDIHCPQERIMMEGEITSPIDPKPGCRFAARCKEATDKCRQETPRLTEVSSGHFVACHLCKIDSKV from the coding sequence ATGGGAGAATTAATTTCTGCAAAGCATTTGAAGAAATATTTTAATGTTGGTTCCGGTACACTTCATGCCGTTGATGATGTGAACTTTTCGATTAACGAAGGCGAGACGCTGGGCGTGGTCGGTGAATCTGGCTGCGGAAAGTCAACTTTGGGACGTGTGCTGATTCATTTGCTGGAGAGCACAGAAGGCCAGATCATTTATAAGGGGAAAGACATCACAAAAGTGAAAAGGAAGGAGTTGCATGCACTTAGAAAAGAAATGCAAATTATTTTTCAGGATCCGTTTTCTTCCTTGAACCCACGTATGACGATTTATCAGACGATCGCTGAACCTATGAAAATCAGCGGAGAGTTTTCAGCAAAGCAGATAGACGAGGCGGTTATGGGAATTATGGATACGGTTGGCCTTGCAAAGAGGCTAGTGAATGCGTATCCGCATGAGCTGGATGGAGGAAGGCGTCAGCGTATTGGAATTGCTCGTGCATTGGTTATGAATCCGAAGTTTGTCGTATGTGATGAACCGGTATCGGCCCTGGATGTTTCTATCCAGGCACAAATCATCAATCTGCTGCTAGATATACAGGAAAAAAATAGCCTGACCTATCTGTTCATTACCCATGATCTCATGGTCGTAAAGTATATCTCTACTAAAATTATGGTTATGTATCTGGGACAGGTGGTGGAATTCACAGGGAATGAGGAATTGTTTGCGAATCCCAGGCACCCTTACACAAAGGCGCTTTTGTCGGCGGTTCCGGTGCCGGATATTCATTGTCCGCAGGAGCGGATTATGATGGAGGGAGAAATCACTTCTCCGATCGATCCAAAGCCCGGCTGCCGTTTCGCAGCAAGATGTAAAGAGGCAACAGATAAGTGCAGACAGGAAACACCGCGGCTGACGGAAGTTAGTTCAGGGCATTTTGTAGCGTGTCATCTTTGCAAAATTGATAGTAAGGTGTGA
- a CDS encoding ABC transporter permease — protein sequence MLKYIFKRILMMIPVLIGVSIIVFMLQVLTPGDPADMALGADVTEEAKDEWRESYNLNDPIVVQYGKYMFRLITKGDLGLSYRSGTSVNAEIAYRFPISFQLALYGTIVASLIGVPLGIVSAKHRGKILDSLSRLVGIVGISIPIFWFSFLMIMLFAVNLGWFPVSGLYSWKHWVLPVVTLGVLSSASILRVTRSSVLDCISQDYVRTARAKGQAEGVITKHHILRNAMIPITNSIGTQFANGLGGSAIIESVFVLNGLGTCMVTAINSRDYALLRACVLLIAVAVSVVNLLIDVIYTFIDPRVKSRFSSGKRKEAKRREVIDNVEAGEEKPTGKA from the coding sequence TTCAAGTTCTAACTCCAGGAGATCCGGCCGATATGGCATTGGGGGCGGATGTTACGGAAGAGGCGAAAGATGAGTGGAGAGAATCTTACAACCTGAATGACCCTATTGTAGTCCAGTATGGAAAATATATGTTTCGTTTGATTACAAAAGGAGATCTGGGGCTGAGCTATCGGTCTGGAACATCAGTGAACGCAGAAATTGCCTATCGTTTTCCGATTTCCTTTCAATTGGCCCTGTACGGGACCATTGTTGCATCCCTGATTGGCGTACCGCTGGGAATTGTTTCAGCTAAGCACAGAGGAAAAATCTTAGATTCTCTGTCAAGGCTGGTTGGAATTGTGGGAATTTCAATCCCCATTTTCTGGTTTTCCTTCCTGATGATTATGCTGTTTGCTGTGAATCTTGGATGGTTTCCGGTGTCTGGCCTCTACAGCTGGAAACACTGGGTGCTGCCGGTGGTTACACTGGGGGTTCTGAGTTCGGCCTCTATCCTGCGTGTTACCCGTTCCTCTGTACTGGACTGCATTTCTCAGGATTATGTACGGACTGCGCGGGCCAAAGGGCAGGCTGAAGGAGTAATTACGAAACATCATATATTGAGAAATGCTATGATACCGATTACTAACAGTATTGGAACGCAATTTGCTAATGGGCTGGGCGGTTCGGCAATTATAGAATCGGTCTTCGTGCTGAATGGTCTTGGAACCTGTATGGTTACAGCAATCAACAGCCGTGATTATGCGTTGCTTCGGGCCTGTGTACTTTTGATAGCGGTAGCAGTATCTGTTGTAAACCTGTTGATTGACGTTATTTATACATTTATTGATCCACGGGTGAAATCTCGTTTTAGTTCAGGCAAAAGAAAAGAAGCAAAAAGAAGGGAGGTCATAGACAATGTCGAAGCAGGCGAAGAAAAACCAACAGGTAAAGCATAG
- a CDS encoding ABC transporter permease, whose protein sequence is MSKQAKKNQQVKHRSMLNVAMRRLVKNKMAMIGLAVMLAIILLCALANIICPEGYDAQNIADRFIAPCKQYPFGTDSLGRSMVARILYGGRSSLMIGFCAAGLSTVFGVILGVCAAFFGGKTDNIIMRILDVLNAIPAMLLAICVTAIFGGTVQNCIIAVAIASIPGAARTIRGPVLSEMSHEYVEAARSIDAGNVRIMFKHILPNVSSFLIVHFTMQVGFSILTAAGLSFLGLGVQPPSPEWGSMLSTAREYMRQYSYLLTIPGLAIASVVLSINLFGDGLRDALDPRLKY, encoded by the coding sequence ATGTCGAAGCAGGCGAAGAAAAACCAACAGGTAAAGCATAGAAGTATGCTGAATGTAGCAATGCGGCGTCTTGTGAAAAATAAGATGGCAATGATTGGCCTGGCGGTGATGCTCGCGATTATCCTTCTCTGCGCTTTGGCAAATATTATTTGCCCAGAAGGTTATGACGCACAGAATATTGCAGACCGTTTCATTGCCCCCTGCAAGCAATATCCGTTTGGTACGGACAGTCTGGGACGTTCCATGGTGGCCAGGATCCTTTATGGTGGCAGGTCTTCATTGATGATTGGTTTCTGTGCAGCAGGTCTCAGCACGGTGTTTGGCGTGATACTTGGCGTGTGTGCAGCCTTTTTCGGAGGAAAAACTGATAACATCATCATGAGAATCCTGGATGTTTTGAATGCAATTCCTGCTATGCTGCTGGCTATCTGTGTCACTGCGATTTTTGGTGGAACGGTGCAGAATTGTATTATTGCAGTTGCCATTGCTAGTATTCCGGGTGCTGCAAGGACGATCCGCGGACCGGTGCTTTCTGAAATGAGTCACGAATATGTGGAAGCGGCACGAAGCATTGATGCTGGGAATGTCCGAATTATGTTTAAACATATTTTACCGAATGTGAGCAGCTTTTTAATCGTGCATTTTACGATGCAGGTAGGGTTTTCCATTTTGACTGCAGCCGGGCTTAGTTTCCTGGGTCTGGGTGTCCAGCCGCCTTCACCAGAATGGGGGTCTATGCTGTCAACGGCAAGAGAATATATGCGGCAATATTCCTATCTTCTGACGATCCCGGGTTTGGCGATTGCGAGCGTGGTACTCTCCATCAATCTGTTTGGGGATGGTCTGAGGGATGCATTGGATCCCAGACTGAAATACTAG
- a CDS encoding C45 family autoproteolytic acyltransferase/hydolase, translating into MDQEHDIPEIPVTKGLVFVSGSWHQMGVQYGKQAKDAVRIKCASGIANAVDYWRRKGTALEAVQEYQKLLEEKAPQISMLWHGIAEGAGLDFTDIGLAYMDFRKTDMRCSNISAWGQAAAGQKTYCGMNCDEKELVNYYAPTVIAYPDCGYPFISASGFTCNCVLNTQGLVLMASCGQNAMPEDVGVGLPNCISLILCAVSCKNAEAAKEKILAERLGPGGGENIHIADKGGKAFVIEHTAARDMVRMAGDNGEKDYLLATNHFMIPQMESSNFFGQKHEEWMNSYFRYWSEEQVLVENYGKIDLELLNNALGNRRFFAKDLSVLGKKRWKVPEAVRSGWNDLWGGGSQLAARHTGKFSPEIRTADAKCVFSALIYPERLEFYLLNGCRDKTMSMNPWATGVFTKTIMAHSAREVTESVWEEAARRIYEVSCMNDMGDSLKEAKLAYAEGIYWRNLAICEEDCEGDLELWSHSASAFLKAQQYAFLNIGEGKCNGF; encoded by the coding sequence ATGGATCAAGAACATGATATACCGGAGATTCCTGTAACAAAGGGGCTTGTTTTTGTCAGCGGTTCTTGGCATCAGATGGGAGTACAGTATGGAAAACAGGCTAAAGATGCCGTACGCATAAAGTGTGCCAGCGGTATCGCTAATGCGGTAGATTACTGGCGCAGAAAAGGAACGGCATTGGAAGCAGTACAGGAGTATCAGAAGCTGTTAGAGGAGAAAGCACCTCAAATCAGCATGCTTTGGCATGGGATTGCAGAGGGAGCAGGGCTTGATTTTACAGATATTGGTTTGGCATATATGGATTTTCGCAAAACAGATATGCGCTGCAGTAATATATCGGCCTGGGGGCAGGCCGCAGCAGGTCAGAAAACATATTGCGGTATGAACTGTGATGAGAAAGAACTTGTGAATTATTATGCGCCGACGGTTATAGCCTATCCAGATTGTGGATATCCGTTTATTTCGGCAAGCGGGTTTACCTGCAATTGTGTGTTAAATACTCAGGGATTAGTGCTGATGGCATCTTGCGGTCAAAATGCAATGCCGGAAGATGTGGGGGTGGGGCTGCCTAACTGCATTTCGCTAATATTGTGTGCCGTAAGCTGTAAAAATGCAGAGGCGGCGAAAGAAAAAATATTAGCAGAAAGACTGGGCCCTGGGGGCGGAGAAAATATTCATATTGCAGATAAAGGAGGTAAGGCTTTTGTAATTGAACATACAGCAGCACGGGATATGGTCAGGATGGCTGGAGACAATGGAGAAAAAGACTATTTGCTGGCCACTAATCATTTTATGATACCACAAATGGAAAGTTCAAATTTTTTTGGACAGAAGCATGAAGAATGGATGAACAGTTATTTTCGCTATTGGTCAGAGGAACAGGTACTGGTTGAAAATTATGGGAAGATAGATTTGGAGCTGTTGAATAATGCATTAGGAAACCGGCGCTTTTTTGCCAAGGACCTGTCTGTCCTGGGCAAAAAGAGATGGAAAGTTCCGGAAGCAGTCAGATCAGGGTGGAACGATTTATGGGGTGGAGGCAGCCAGCTCGCTGCACGTCATACCGGAAAATTTTCGCCGGAAATCCGTACAGCGGATGCAAAATGTGTATTTAGTGCGTTAATTTATCCGGAAAGATTGGAATTTTATCTCCTAAATGGGTGCCGGGATAAAACGATGTCCATGAATCCATGGGCAACGGGAGTGTTTACCAAAACTATTATGGCTCATTCAGCGCGGGAAGTTACAGAATCTGTCTGGGAAGAGGCAGCCCGGCGTATTTATGAAGTCTCATGTATGAATGATATGGGAGATTCTCTTAAGGAAGCAAAACTTGCTTATGCGGAGGGAATATACTGGAGAAATCTGGCAATATGTGAAGAGGATTGTGAGGGAGACCTGGAACTATGGAGCCATTCTGCCTCGGCGTTTTTAAAAGCGCAGCAATATGCGTTTTTAAATATTGGGGAAGGAAAATGCAATGGGTTTTAA
- a CDS encoding ABC transporter ATP-binding protein, with protein sequence MENNILSVKDLTVHYVTSDAGVCRAVNHISFDLKKGETLGLVGETGAGKTTVALSILSLLQSPPGKIISGNIEYEGKDLLKAGRAEMRKIRGKQISMVFQDPMTALNPVDCVGDQILEVLYLHQKISKKEAKIKAIEMLEMVGISGERYNEYPHQFSGGMKQRVVIAMALACSPKILLADEPTTALDVTIQAQVLDMMNDLKKNLDTSVVLITHDLGVVAQMCDRVAIMYAGEIVELGSAEQIFDQTAHPYTVGLFNSLPGYVKDSKRLKPIKGLMPDPANLPEFCKFAPRCEYKCERCEKELPELMELEEGHFVRCLHPHKKGVK encoded by the coding sequence ATGGAGAATAATATTTTATCGGTAAAAGATTTAACGGTTCATTATGTTACCAGTGATGCCGGGGTCTGCAGAGCGGTTAATCATATTTCCTTTGATCTGAAAAAAGGCGAAACCCTTGGCTTGGTAGGAGAGACGGGGGCAGGAAAAACAACTGTAGCGCTGAGTATTTTGAGCCTCCTGCAGTCGCCTCCTGGAAAGATAATCAGTGGGAACATAGAATATGAAGGGAAGGATCTGCTGAAAGCAGGCAGGGCAGAAATGCGAAAGATTCGTGGAAAACAGATTTCCATGGTATTCCAGGATCCGATGACGGCTCTGAATCCTGTTGATTGTGTGGGTGATCAGATTCTGGAGGTTCTTTATCTGCATCAGAAGATCAGCAAAAAAGAAGCAAAAATAAAAGCTATTGAGATGCTGGAGATGGTTGGAATTTCAGGGGAACGGTATAATGAATATCCCCATCAGTTCTCAGGCGGGATGAAGCAGCGAGTGGTAATTGCGATGGCACTGGCGTGCTCTCCCAAGATTTTACTGGCCGATGAACCTACAACGGCTCTGGATGTGACCATTCAGGCTCAGGTGTTGGATATGATGAATGATTTGAAAAAAAATCTGGACACGTCAGTTGTGTTGATTACCCATGATCTGGGCGTAGTGGCACAGATGTGCGACAGAGTGGCAATTATGTATGCGGGCGAGATCGTAGAGCTTGGCAGTGCGGAGCAGATATTTGATCAGACGGCTCATCCGTATACCGTCGGATTGTTTAATTCGCTGCCCGGATATGTAAAAGACAGTAAACGCCTAAAACCGATAAAAGGGCTAATGCCAGATCCTGCGAATTTGCCGGAATTCTGTAAGTTTGCTCCACGGTGTGAATATAAATGCGAACGGTGTGAAAAAGAACTGCCTGAACTGATGGAACTTGAGGAAGGACATTTCGTGCGGTGCCTGCATCCACATAAAAAGGGGGTGAAGTGA